The DNA window GCGCGGCCGTGGCCGTGTTGCCCACCACGGAAATCAGCGGTGCGACCAGGCTCGGCGCAGCGGAGGCCGCTCCGGCGAGCGCGCCTTCGGCGGCCGCCGCGAGCGCGACTTCGGGGCCCAGCAGGGCGCTTTTCGCGGCGTTCCCGGCTGCGCCGGTCGCGGCGCTGCTGGCGACGGACACCCCGGCGTTGATGAGGCTGCTCAACGTCGATGTGTTGAGCACCGAGCCGACGAACGTCGTCACCGAGGACGCGACCATTTGCCCGGCCTTCAGCAGGCCGACCAGGGGATTGGTCTGGGTGTCGGCGTTGCGTGGGTCGGCGGCTTCCTCGAGCCTCTTGGAAATCGAGGCGTTGCCGTCGAAATACACGTCCGCCAGGTTCTTGCCCTTCACGTCCTTGTCGGTGAAGGTGGCCAGGCCGGTTCCCAAGGTGTTGGCGGTCGCGGACGCCAGCGACGTGACCACGCCGAACGGGTCGCGCGAGAAGTCCAACGAGCTTTGGCCGGCTATCTGAAGGGCGACCTTCGCCAGGCTGATGCTCTTGGGTGCCGAGCAGGCCAGATCGCCGTCCAAGCACCACTGCGCTACCCGGCCGTCCAGGGTGCCGAAGCTGGAGGCGATGTCACGGGCCGGGCCGATGCCCTGGCCCTTGGGGGAGCTGTACATGTCGGGGAACTTCGTCGCCGACGGGCGGGCCTTCTTGTCGGTGCCCGGCCACGGGTCCGGGCCGACCTGTCCGGCCCGGCCGGGGAACAGTGTCGCGTCGGGCCCGCGCGTGGGGTCGCCGAAGGTGGCGACCAGTGCGATATCCCCGGCGGTGATCGTGCCCGCTTTCCCGGCCCCGATCTGCTGGGCGAGCATCGACACCGCATGTCCGCCCTGCGAGTAGCCGAGCAGCGCGAGTTTCGTTGTGGGGCACTGGTACAGGACTCGCGAGGCCACCTGTGTGAGCCGGTTGTAGCCGTCGGTGACGCTGGACTTGTAGGCGGTCGAAAGTCCCTGGTAGCCGAAATCCGCAGGGTAGGACACGTAGGTGCGCTCGACGCGCAGGCCCTCGGCCTGGGCGGCGTTGAGCACCGGCAGGACGGCGGCCGAGAGTTCGCCTCGGTCGTCGTCGCTCGGGGCGTCCACGTTCGTTTCCGTGGTGCCCGCGACGGCGAGCACGTGGATATCCGGGCAGTTGCCCGCGGCCGTGTCGTCGGCGGCCGCCGACGGGGCGACGGCCACGACGGTGGCGGTGAATACCGCTACGCAGATCCCGGTCAGGGCGGTAGCGCGGACCGCGCTCATTCTCATGCCAGCTCCTCGGCGGCGGCGTCCTGGCCCTCGACCAGGGCAGCGAGGTCGGCTTCTTTCCAGTCCTGGAATCCGGGGTTCTCGCACCAGGCGACGGCGGCGGGCGGATTCTCCGGGTCGTCGTTGATCTCGATGTCCAGCAGCAGCCGCCAGGCGGTTGCCTCACGGATGAGCGCGCCGGTATCGACGTGCGGATTGGTCAGGGTGAGGTGCAGGCGGGCGAGTTCGGCCTTGGCCAGCTGGCGGGCCTTGGATGCCAGGAAGATGGCTTTTCCGGCGGCGCTCTGGTCGGCGCTGGCCTGGTTTCCCTTGCGGTAGTGGCGGTCTCGCTCGTGGAACGTGCCGTACCACAACACGGTGCCCTCGGCGTCGCACACCGCGTAGGAGTTCACCGCGTCGGCACCGGCGGCCGACAGTCGGATGACGGGCACGCCTTCGGCGGCCTCGGCGTTCAGCTCGGAGAGCCGCTGGCGGGTGACCTGCTCGCGGATCGCGTCGTAGTCCACGCCGATCTTGCGCAGCTCGTGTTTCACTGCGGCGAACTGGGTTCCGGTGAGTCCGCGTTCCTTCGCCCATCCGTACAGCTCGCCGTGCGTGGTCATCGCCTTCAGCTGCTCGGCGTCGGCGGTGACGGCCTCGGTGATGTTCTCCCATGTGGCGCTGGTGGTCATGGTGGTGGCCTTCCTCTAGGCGGGCTTGTCTTCGATGCGGGTGAGGCGGAAACCGCCGTCGCCGGGGGCCACGGTGATGACCATGAGCCAGGACACCGGGGCGGCCGACGGGGCGGTCTGGTAGCGAACTGAGGTCTCGAACCGGTTCTCACCGGCCGGGGTCACCGATACGCACCACTGCGCATCGGCGGGGATAGACGCGATGCCGTCGGCGACCTGTGCCGGGCCGGGAACGCCGGGGCCGTTATCGGTCAGCTCCATGACGGCGGCCGGATCTCGGCGGCCGAAATACCGGTATTCGTACTCGGCAATCGCGCCCTCGCCGGTGGCGCGATCACCTCCGGTATTGCTGACCAGGGCCCCGCCGACTCGGCCAGGAGTGCAGAAGGCCGGCGGGGCGCTCGTGGTGGATGTGCTGGTGTTCGGGCCGGGTGCGGGCGCAGTGGTCACGATCTTGTAGGGGTGGGCGCTGTCGGTGCTGCTGGAGCGGTTCGACAGACCCACCACCGCCCCTACTGCGGTGACCACCGCGATTGCGGCCACACCGCCCACCAGTACCCGGCGGCCGGGGCCCTGGCGGGCGCCCTTCGCCGCCGGGGTTACCGCGCTGGTGGTTGGTGCGGGCCGCCGCAGTTTGCGGCGGCGTGTGTCGGTGCTGGTAGGTGCGGGGACGGCGGCGTTTTCAAGCCACTGCCGCCACCGCTCGGATTCCTGGACCACTGCGGCCCCTCCTCTAGTTAGGCCGGGGTGTGCGGCAGGAGACCGGCGAAGGCCGCTACCGCGTCGTGGGCTTGCTGCTGGACCTGGGCAATCTGCTGCGGGGCCTGCTCGGCCTGCTGCTGGGCCCACTGGGCAACGCCGTCGATGGCCTGGTTGACATCGAACTGACCGGGGCCCGGAGCGGGGGCCGGGGCCGGGGGTGCGTCCGGGGCGGCCTGGATGTCCGGCGCGGGTGCCGGGGCAGGCTGCGGGGCCGGGATCGGCGGAAGCGGATCGGTGGGCATCGTCGGGTTTCCGGGCCCGCCGGACAGTGCGGCACCGGCAACACCGCCGATCGCACCGCCCGCCACAGCACCGGCAACACCGCCGAGTGCCGCACCGGCCGCGCCTGCGGCCGCTGCGCCAGCGGCCGCGCCGAGCGCGGTACCGGCGACACCGGATGTGACGGTTCCGACGACGGGAACGGGGACGAAAGTTCCGAGAGCGGCACCGGCGATGCCGCCGACGGTTCCGCCGATCAGGCCACCGGCGACGGCGGCGGGCACGCCCACCACAATCGCCCCGGTGGTCCCGCCGATGAGCGCTCCGGCGGCCGCGCCGGTCGTGGTTCCGGCGGCCGCGCGGCTGGCCTGGTCGGCGGGCATCCCGTTGGCGGTGTAGACGCCATCAACGATGGAGTTGCCGTAGTCCAGCCATCCGTTCGCCCACTCGGCGACATCGCGCGGCACGAAGTCCGGGCGCGGGATGGTGGACGCGCCGGAACCGAGCACATCCGGCGATGTCTTCGGCAAGGGCACCTGCTCGAACTTGGGCGGCTCGGCGGGGGCTTCGGGCGTAACCTGCTGTCCGCCACCGTTGTTCGTGCCTGCACCGTTGTTGGTGCCGCCGCCGTTGTAGGTGCCGCCGCCGTTGCCGGTGGTGGGCGGAGACTGCCGCCACACGGTCGCGGGCGGGGCCTGCGGCAGTGTGGACAGGCCGGGGGTGACCGGCTCCGGAGCAGGGGCCGGGGGCTGGGTGGCCTGCGGCGAGGGGCTGGTACGCGGAACCTGTGGGCTCGGTGTCACCGGGTCCGCGGTGGCGACCCCGGCGACCATGCACACCGTGCAGGCTGCGCCGACGGCCGCCGTGGTGATCTTCTTGTACATTCCAATTTCCTTCCTGGACAACAGATATCGAGACAGTTGGCTTGGGGGTCAGACGGTTCGGAAGGCCATGAATCGCGCGGTCGCGCCTTCATGGACCAGGTAGAACAGGCCGGTGTGCAGCTGGCGGACCTGTTGCGGGCTGACGGCGAACGTCTGCTGTGCGCGAGCGGAGTTGATGCCGTGGCCGTACGGGTCGCCTGCGGCTTCGAGCTGCCAGCGCGTACCGGCGGATTCGGTCACGGTGTCGGGCAGCGCGGAGCGGCCGAGCACGACGGCGGTTCCCGCGCCGAGCATTCGGCGCTGCATCTGCGCATCGAGGCTGAAGGACTCGACGGTCTGACCGGCGAGGATCAGGCCGACATCGGCGGCGCGGGCGGTCTCGAAGATCCGGACCGCTTCGTCGGCGGCGTCGGTGTCGGGGTCCACCATTTGCGGGAACTCGTCAATGGTCACCGCGAGCGGGTGGTGACGGGCACCGGCTTTGCTCTGTTCGGAGCGCTGGGCCAGCAGTTCGCGCAGGTCGCGCAGCATGAGGTTCGCGAGCAGCCGTTCGGCGGGGCGGACCGGGACCAGGGAAACGATCGTCGCCGATCCCTGCGGGAGCTTCGTAAAGCTCCATCCCTCACCGGTTTTCGGCAGCAAGCGGCGCAGTGGGGCGAACATGGCGTCTACGTCCTGGGCCACGCTCTTGGCGTCGGAATCGCCGTGGCGGTCTTCCTCGGTGATCGGCCCAGCCAGCTGCGCGCCGAGGTGGCGCACTGGATCGGCCAGGCGCTCGGTCAGCTCATCGAGGGACTTCACCAGGGGCTTTGTGCCGCGACCGTCGATGATGATGTCCAGCACGCGCCGCATCCGCTTCGTGTAGAAGTCGGTCGATTGGGTCTTGGGCGCGATGAACATCAGCCGGTCAAGCAGCTCGTCACGGGTGGTGTCGAAGAAGTCCCACATGCCGCGCTCGACGCGAACGAGCTGTTCCGCGCCGACGTAATCACGTTGGGCGCGGGCGTCGGCGGCGAACCGCTCGGCGTCCTCGGCAATGCCCTTGAGGTCGATAAGAACGCTGGTCATGCCCATGCGGTTCTGCGCGGCGTGGATGCCCGCCAGGAACTCGGTCTTGCCGACGCCGGACCCGGCGAACACCTGCATACGTTGCTGACCGGCCGTGGCCGGGACTAGCAGCAGATCGCAGTTCGGCGCGGTGAACTGGGCGGACCTGCGGCGGTCGGTCATGGAGTCGTCGGGCATGAGGATGCCGACGCCGTAGCGAACGTCCTGGTCCACCTCGACGGGAATCGGCGCGGTCATCACGCGGTCCGGATCGACCACCGACAGACCTACGGTGTCCTCGTTCAGCGATACTCCGACCGATCGCGCTACCTGCTCGTCGTCGGCGTCGGTCATCGCGTCGATGGCCTGGGCGTTGACCAGGACATCGCGGGTGCGGCCTTCGAGCAGTTCGCGGCGCAGCAGGCGGCGGCCGATGAGGAATGCGCCCGGCGCTCCGGCGGTGCCGACGGCGAGCGAAGCGACCAGCCAGGGCCACAGCTGGCCAGGTTGGGCACCGTCGGACATCCGGATCATGGCGGCAACGGTGAAGCCCACTACCAGCGCGAACGACAGCGCGGCCCCGGCCATCAGCGGCCAGCGCTCCGGGGTGAGCCATAGCCAGAACCGCCGGTGTTTGGACGCGGCATATCCGCGGTTGCCGATGCCGAACGCGATGCCCAGCGGAACAAGGCCCGGCGCGGCGACCACGCCGACGACCACGCCGAGGGCGGCCGCGGCGATGGCGGCTGGCGGTTCGTTGCCCTTGTTGCCAGCAGCCTTGTTGGCCCCGGCGGCGGTGAGTGGGTTGGTCACGCTGAGCCTTCCTTCGGTTTCCTGCGTGCTCCGGGCGGTGGTGCCGCCCCCGGCGACACCCCTGCAATGGCGCTGGAAACGGAAGGTGCCCCCTGGGTTGTCGCACCTGGGCGGGGCGACAACCTGTAGCTACAACCGCCGACTGTACTCAGCTAACCACTTACTTTCAACAGTATTGGTGCTTAGTATCGTTACCGAGGATGGTTATTTACCGATCGGAGCCGGTTGTAGATGGCGATGGAAACTAAAGGTTGCTTTGCTGAGAACTGCCTGATGCAATCGGGTAGCATCGGCGAAAATGTGGACGTAGCAGCCTTGCTGCGTGCGTTCCTACGTAGAGTCGAGGCGATGACTACACAGCACCCCGAGTACTTGGGCCAGGTGGCGCACGCGCGGCGTGATGCTCTGGGCCTGTCCAAGCAGGCGGTTCACGCGGCCGTCGGGCTGAACCCGTTGACGATCAGCAAGATAGAAAACGGGGACGCCGGGCGTATCCGCAAAGACACGCTGACCAGGCTGGACAAGGTGTTGAAGTGGAAGGATGGATCAGC is part of the Nocardia wallacei genome and encodes:
- a CDS encoding cutinase family protein; translated protein: MRMSAVRATALTGICVAVFTATVVAVAPSAAADDTAAGNCPDIHVLAVAGTTETNVDAPSDDDRGELSAAVLPVLNAAQAEGLRVERTYVSYPADFGYQGLSTAYKSSVTDGYNRLTQVASRVLYQCPTTKLALLGYSQGGHAVSMLAQQIGAGKAGTITAGDIALVATFGDPTRGPDATLFPGRAGQVGPDPWPGTDKKARPSATKFPDMYSSPKGQGIGPARDIASSFGTLDGRVAQWCLDGDLACSAPKSISLAKVALQIAGQSSLDFSRDPFGVVTSLASATANTLGTGLATFTDKDVKGKNLADVYFDGNASISKRLEEAADPRNADTQTNPLVGLLKAGQMVASSVTTFVGSVLNTSTLSSLINAGVSVASSAATGAAGNAAKSALLGPEVALAAAAEGALAGAASAAPSLVAPLISVVGNTATAALNIIPPQSAEKKVSSIFDLLINEVKANADLPQVLLDSRLWNQQATHGGYRTARVGTDGSTPLDITADWIIAAARDLKKAADKETAKKNPPTSTAKATTTTSASAKPAPVVNARYDRDANGNIVNPAGAPELKADPKADTPGDVRLTTNGQTQPPAPTKTTSLVWLPDGAASIAARIVATDPATPAGALLHLGSPVLVAAPAQVKEVSKQ